Genomic DNA from Taurinivorans muris:
GTGCCTCTTTCATGCATTCTTGTCACAATCCTGTCTTCCGTGCTCGCCATAAAATATCGTTCCGAATTTCATGTGAAAATCATTCTTCCCGCTTTGTTTTGCGCTGTTCCCGGGGCTGTGCTCGGTTCATATTTTTTAAAAATTCTTTCTTCGCATATTTTGGAACTTGTTATGGCGTTTACCTTAATCGCTTATGTCGTGTGGAATTTCATGCAAAAATATGAAGTTGCCGAAGAAAGAAACAGCACCGTTGTCGGCGGTATCTGCGGATTTTTTTCCGGATTTTTCGGCTCAACCATTTCCTTCACCGGTCCGCCACTTGCCATATATATTTTATATACGGGCTGGAAACAGCAAAAAGCCCTTGGGGCTTTAGGTTCCGCTTTGATCATCATCACGGGAACAAGCTGCGTGAGTCATTATTTCGCGGGCTTTTATACCGAAGAATTTTTGACATACCTATATATCGGCGTGCCTGCCGGTATTTTGGGCATGCTCGTTTCTTTTCCTTTCATCAAATATATCACCCAAAAAAACTTTAGGAAAATTTTGCTTGTTGTGATTGGATTTGCAGGGCTGATGTGCTTGTCGCGGGTGATTGGTTACTATTGTTTGGGATAATTTCCGCTTTGTTTGTTTTTACCCGGCGTTACGGATACGTTTTTTGTATTCCCGCTCCGCCGTTTGCTTCAGGCTTTCCAAACGGCTTAAAACGCAGCCGCACCATTTTTGGCGGTAAATATTCAATTCTTTCGATTTGTCAATGCCTTGCTGCCAAAATTCCCGAAAATCGACATAATGAAAATTGAGCTGTGTTTTTGTGTTGTTATTGACCACTTGCAGGGCTTTTTCAATGGCAAGGCAAATATCTTCATGATTTTGATATTTGGAATACAAAAGGGTGGAGGTAAATTCAGCAAAACCTTGTTCTTTTGCATAAAAAACACTTTTGATCATGCGTTCCTTATAACATTCCTTACAGCGTTCTTTTTCCTGATATGTGCTGAGAAATTTGACAAAAGCGTAACTGTCTATGACCAAAAGAGACTGAAGCGTTTTAAAATCGGCAACAGCATGGTGTTTGCCTTCGGCATAAATACGCAGCGTATCAAATTCACGGCTTGGAAAAAGCTCGGCATAGCGTTTCCATTTGGTGAGAATTTTTTGCATTGCTTCCTGCATAAGCCGGTCGGGACTGAACAATGTTTTAAAATTTTCTTGAAGGCTTGTAAG
This window encodes:
- a CDS encoding sulfite exporter TauE/SafE family protein; amino-acid sequence: MEQICFAGIWILAGFINGISGMGAALVAVPFMTLFMDIQLIVPLSCILVTILSSVLAIKYRSEFHVKIILPALFCAVPGAVLGSYFLKILSSHILELVMAFTLIAYVVWNFMQKYEVAEERNSTVVGGICGFFSGFFGSTISFTGPPLAIYILYTGWKQQKALGALGSALIIITGTSCVSHYFAGFYTEEFLTYLYIGVPAGILGMLVSFPFIKYITQKNFRKILLVVIGFAGLMCLSRVIGYYCLG
- a CDS encoding epoxyqueuosine reductase QueH, with the translated sequence MQKKILLHSCCGPCSIMALEYLKKNNFEPHIFYYNPNIHPQKEYFLRLNAMQQVAKTYQAPLVVGNNEDFFKTIKKENHELDLTSLQENFKTLFSPDRLMQEAMQKILTKWKRYAELFPSREFDTLRIYAEGKHHAVADFKTLQSLLVIDSYAFVKFLSTYQEKERCKECYKERMIKSVFYAKEQGFAEFTSTLLYSKYQNHEDICLAIEKALQVVNNNTKTQLNFHYVDFREFWQQGIDKSKELNIYRQKWCGCVLSRLESLKQTAEREYKKRIRNAG